The DNA segment tttgaatgtTATGTTATTAATTTAGTAAGACAAAAAGACATTAGTATTATAGTTACAAATGCATAAATCTCGCTCGCataaaccgtaaatttttcagtTTCGCGGTCGTAGAGCACGCACCGAAGATGCTATACCTGAACTCGGCTATCCGGGGTTACCCGAAGGGGTTACGAGCGGGGTCGGACCCCCGCAAACCCCTGCTGTCCGTCGCCGAGGGGTTCGACACATTCGACTTCAAGGGCGTGCCCTACTCTCTGAGGGCTATTGAGGTAAGCTTTGCTAAGTAAGagtaaattaagaaaaaaaacaatcagtgTTTTCGATAATTATATCGGTTGCCACCAGAGGGACAGTAGGAActttcgtgtcaaatgtcgtgtcagaTAGAGATATGACATATTccagctgtttgacacgacaattgacatgatagaccctacggctacatagcgccattTGCTCAtcattactatttattattgaacTCATCAAATTACTCGAAGTTGATTACAACCACAGAAGTAAATCAAGACGGCTAAGCGGGTGCAGTAcacgtgtttcaatcttgctctgtcgtgcaagattcattaaacgttcattcagtcagcgcgcacttctcgacttgattacaccggagcggttgtgcaaaatgCCTcgttgtgcagtgtctaattgtaaaaaaacagaagtacgaaaatgaatcggtcaaaagaaggtatttcttgccacgggtaagttatttttttaactaaaagcaaagcaaaaattgacacgagcgattctTTAGctacgcacgcgcgtcgccattctagatttatttctgtgattacaaCCTTTCATGAAGACGTATATAGACTCAAATTTTCCAGCAATGAGCTTAGCGTTTAAAACACAaattaactattaattattaaaacatcGCTGTTGCAGGCACAGATACGGGATAGCAACTGATAAGAACGATTCTAGCACGAACAGACAATACAAATAACCATAAGTTAAAGTACGAAATCCTACGTATTCTGTGACCGGACtatagtaatgactaatgactaatgagagTGCTCTGAAACGATTATTAAGCTGTTGCATAAATGTTATCGCATCAAGAcatttcgtaacgaaaaaacctaacacactcCACTCcgagcggtgcggcgttgccagactttgaCACGGTGTTTGTATACATGCGACTAGTCgataagttgataaaatatgctacgcaatagctttaccgcggcagtccccagtgccacacgtatttttatttttataataataataaaatgtgttattcaaacataaatacaatgcactgcacacactaaagcaaaaaaaaaaaacaaacaataaaccaaaagaaaaaactcactgacctccattatataatagaggtcagtgaaAAAAACTgcttaactaaaataaaacaagcaacaaaaaaaatatggcatCATTGGGCAGTGCATTGCATAATGCCGAAAAGGATACCCACTCAGGTGTATGACCACGGCGCAGAACACTGCACCGCggtacctgatcttccgtggttcctatacatattacgcctgacgcacgacagattcaacataaataataataataacttataataatactatacatataataatacaataaaataataaaacatcatttagAATACTTAAATAAGAGTACGGTAGCTGCTATTTACGATACGGCACGGCATAACACCCGCACGGGCTGCACCTGTGACGCAACGACATTCCAGCTTCAGGAGATAAGTGCCTATTTCTCGCGCTTCAGTGCCTGAAACGAAGTTGTACGGGGAGCGCGCGCACCGCCTGTGACCTACATTATTGTGTAGGTCACAGGCGGTCGGCGTAACgtatttttgttatgttttcAGGTGTGGGGCTGCGGTGACGCGGCGCTGCGTGAGACGCAGCTAGAAATCAAAAAGTGGCAAGTCAAAGAGGCTGAAAGACAGAGACAGGTATATGTTATATCCTTATTTGTAATTAAGCTTACTTTTACTCTAGATTTTTATCGATTCATTAGTCTcataatcctgcatcgcgctatggAAGTTTCGAAGAATAACaagatacatattattacaacatCTGAAAGAatgtcagtgggcttcggcctgaccgagcatgctatctcgctcgtcAGAAGAtattccttttcggccgccactaactttgttaaaatgtaatgtgcAAGTGAGTGTGCATGAAATGAAATGTGCAAGGCAGGATATTTTGACAAGCAATTAATCAAGCAAGCCTTagcaaaaaatcaaattaattaatattatcataataatatgattcaggTGAAGATATCGGCGGCGGACTGGATCGACCATCCCGACCGTTACCTGCTGCAGCTGGCCGGCCGCCCCGAGTACAACAACACCGCCAGCTAGTAAACGTGTTAAGTACGTACGTGCGGGCATGTGATGCGTGTACGTACGTAAAACGAGTACGTACCTGCGGGCGTGTGACGCGTGTGCGTACGGCTTGTACGTACGTGCACTACGTGCTCGTTGTGTAAGTGAGGTCATCGACGCGTGTACGTGTGGGCATGTGGCACGAGTACGCACTTGCAGGCATGTGACGCGCGTACGTACGGCCTGTGCGTACGTGAATGTTGTGTGGGTACGTACGGGTATGTGAcgcatgtactatcagagaagttggttcctggttgcagatgggggaccttcGTAGTTTggccgcgttacgtcaaacccagccgacagatcacaattaccATCGAATTGACaggatccgaccaaatgacgttggtctgttaactccttaggaatcaatttcctcgatggtacttacgACCCGTGAGTACTGTACATTGTGATACGAGTACGTACGGCTCGTGAGCACGTGTATGTTACGTCATTACGTGAGTACGTACGGCTTGAAAATGCGGTTATGTGACGCATGTACGGACGGCCTGTGAATACGGTTATGTGACGCAACTATGTACGGCTCGTGAGCTACGTGTATGTTATGTTAGTACGTACGTATGTATGTTCCACAACAGcacactaaatattattatgtccacCAAAGACAGGTTTATTATTCAGAAAGAGTGAAAACTACTGTGGACGTCTGtcattttgtctttaaaaatcTGACAGTGTTTCCATTCTTGCGTATTTATCCTGCGGCTGTGTTTATCAGTTATGTCCAGTCGATACGTACTCGTTTAGACTTACAATGACAAAAACACACACACGTACGTACGTGCGACGCAAGCACATGCGCATTAGGCGTACCAGTAACATAATAGATGGCagaggtaataactaataagtgtaATACGCCATACGTTTcctaagatatttttatatttaaatggcGCTTAATATTTCTGTGCTATTTCGAAATCCTTAAGATTTAACGCTGATAGTAAAGCTTACCTCTAGCCATATTATATGCTATTTACGTTATGTCATATTAAATTAATGAATTGTTGTAAAACTGTACATCATTCTGCTCAAACTTAATCGAAGCTGTATCAATCAGACATTGATACAGCTTCGATAAAGTTTTGATCAACTCTAGTGTACAAGTTAAACGCGTTCTGACTTCTCGAAAgttcgaaaatattttttgacgtTTGTTTGGCACATAAAAGAGAATACTGTTTTGCTGCTAATAGTAGGGGAgaggaaggtgctaattttgtagtcactcgagcgtcatagAGACCAAGTAGGTTTTTTTActttaggtaaaactgataaaaaaataataagagcgttttttattttagcagtaagttcagaaactgcagccattttaaagttttgaaaaagaaaatatatccagaaaattgtttatttaggctaattataaatatatttcgaGTTTCTtaagccggttcttctcggcggggtagttccctaaccggtggtaggcaacgtagtttcttcgttcgactttcaaaaagtgtatcatgatatccattttgaataaaaatatattttattttactataattttcttggggtatactaaacatcatATCTTAATCTAACAGATCCGATGAAATTtcaatatcttaaaaaaaatttacccACCATGTGAgcaatctgatttctataccataactagacacatgtcggaactcggaagcctatacaagcttaatctgacacgctcgagcttgtcccgaaatcccctcttcccctccccaactataatcTCCAAGCTGTATAATATTGGGTTAAATATTAGACTTGAGGTCCTTATTATATTCCTAATGTGCTGCCATGAACATAGTATTGTCATTGATCAATTAACTATTATAGTTCATGacaaaaagtgaaatatttagAACTGTATTATAATTCGTTACTTGTACCCAGTGAGGAttaactatagtctgtcaagaaagtaaagaaattaaaaaatggcaacatcgtagtgtcatcactttcaaatcaatctaagaaaaaaggggtgacactacgatgttgccactttttaatatcTTCACTTTCTTAACGAACTATATGTTATACTCGGTTAATCATAGACAAGAGCAAAGTTTTTTTAGAACTGAAAacgaatataaaaaattttaaacattttttttattttaaacttaatgCACAAAGCATTTGAGTTGATATTGTCATTAGCTCAAATgtagatataaaataataatgaaataaatgaatCTACCCTTCTTGCGCTAAGTCTtgtgacaaaataaataattattttgtcacACAATTATTTGACCATCTAATAAAAAATCGGGTCATGAATACATAGTTTTTTATCggttattatacttttttttataattgttgTGTTGTCTTTGGAGAATGTGTATTTTTGAGAAGGACAGTATAGGCGgcacttataaaaaaattacgtcaCTTAAATAGATGGTTCAACTTCtgtgtaaaaaattataaaacctatattttatacttaaatatacattCTTTATAGTGATATTATTTCTCATATGCTGTTAGCcatctaaattgtaatcgtgcctttacttaaaattattttggattaaaaaaataatttcaaatattaaaatgtacagTGTGCTGTCTAGTCAACATTTAGAATTGATCAActaatatttctttaaatagTAGAATGTTAACAAGAAATTTTGCTTAGGCGCTAatctattgtaatattatgtactttaagaTGACTTTTGCTTTCATttgtagtctgtcaaaaaagtaaagaaattaaaaagcatagataaagtattaaagtatagatgtagtcttaggccgtcatcgcgtggccattttgtgcttattttcatacaagtagtgtgcgtttattttcttgaatatttctatttgtcgattatttcgaagcacattatgataataataaataataataaatattctttattgcgcacacactaagaagtaaaaaaaaaatatgagatatgaaatatgaaaagatacaagaaagaaagtcaattagttcatgatatcgattaactatagttcaagtgatgaaaatccgtaaacacacgtaaaaagctatgcaatttataaagccaaattattaattgatgtgacatttttagcactatatagaacgaataagggattaataaacttataaattatctttttagcttacaaaaataccgattgaaaagcccaaaaaacgttgttcaaaacttacgtatttaatgttaaatccacgtgtttgaggcattctttgaccattcttatggtttattatttagcggaaccacaaaactcaacaatatatAGCactaaatgttcactaaaaacctttattaacacttttattacatgaaatatgcagaccgactcctttatGAGcctcaaaagcgtgtaatgttatgtcctacttagtaggacataacattacacgcttttgaggcttatacaccgatatattaaggctctctccagtcatagtacctcaatgttaaaaagtggcaacatcgaaAACAaaagtgtcatccctttcaaatcaatttaagaaaaaagggatgacactacgatgttggcacttttttatttcttcacttttttgatagACTTTACCTTTCGGATATATTGTTACATCGGACGATTGGATCTGTAGtggattttaaaattatatgtatagCCATTCATTATTTGATTTTATTGTATTTCATGTAATAGATTGAATTGGTGCATGGTTCCTGggttttgacagaagtttatctattGATATGCGCTTTGGATTTGGTAAATGGTAACATCAAATAaatacttacaagttacaaatgTACTTTTGAAGTGATAAAAGTTCCGGTAACCAGGAATTACTATGAATCTAGTACCTATTtaagattgtgtttgttttaggttaGTTGATTTAATTCTTGGTGGACCAATTTtgtatgtgtatgtatgtacgttGAGCACAATAGTCTAAtgctttgtaatattaaaatgtgaTATGACAGTGACTTCACTAGAAGCAAGTAAGAAAAAATGGTTCTGGTaaactactatattattatacaagttTGCTTAAAAAAGTTTTACAGCATAAGCTTGACTTTTAAAGTTGTTGGTAACTGGTAAGTTAAGTTTATATTGTCTTGTATTAATTCTTTCTGCTAGTATTTACTAAGGTACTAGGActgtattataatgtaatataaatgaagaaataagatattttagtaatatacttttgtttgatttattattttagtttttccctAATTTCTACGGTTCAGAAAAAAATCATTTTGCAAGTTTTTAACACATAaatatacccccttactaataaacgctgtttaagctttgaatagttatacagtgttttgtcttcttcaatccaattaaaaatgtcacttgtgtttattagtaagggggatagtTTATAGCGTTAGGTACGCTTTgttctataaaaaaataatttgtctatGGTGTGAAAAATAAGAACTGTCAAGTGTCATTTTTTTCTTGACAGTGACATCATAGCACTaagcacactgcacagctgtttttcaAAACACGCGATTAATTTTCaaagtgttttattataaattcgtTTCATATCATTTTCATTCCATTTATATCAtagtaataacaatatattcAATAGTTAACTACGGTTATTTCTATAAccgctaataaatatttttggagTAAAGACTAAAGTTGTGTTACCTACCAACTACAGTTGTTTTGCGCTATGTTATCAAGAACCTACATAATCGCtcacaaaagtaaaataaaataaattagccATGGCAGTATACGCGGCTCATTTGACGAGAACCCTACAGGGTACGCCCTCCGTGTTCCAAATTACAGCTCAAGAAGCCCTAGGAGCAACAGTTAAACCGGCATTTCGCAGGCTAGTACaggtaagtaattttttttaggtcaaaGTTAAGTCAGACCAGACCAGCGTTCAGTACTTAATATTGATATAGCAACTTTGTAAGCCAAATTTAATCTAATTCACCTTATTTAGTAATAAGTACTAAAACAAAACTACAAAGTAAGTACAGCATTTTAGGTAATAAAAACCATTGTTAAGTTTGGACTTTGCCTTTTACAGTATCTGTCTGAAGTGTACCCCAACAAGTGGGGCTGGTGTGAGCGGTATTTTGATGAGGTGTTTTTAGCTGCTGACTGCATACTACAGTACTACTATCTCAAACACTATGGTAATTTTTTTAGTGAATATGACCtcaaatgtataaaattatgtataaaagcttattaatttaaaactatgtCTTCTACATTctttattaaatgttatttattacatttaaagtGGAATGTAGAATTTAATTTCTACTCATACTTTTGAACTTTTACAtctgaatatttttaaaattgagCTAGCCATTTTATACATAGACTAATtgtttttaatacttttgttaTACATTTAtggtgaaaataaaaatattttacagctGGATCATTTTCGGAATGCTTTTACGGTTTGCTCCGAACACCAATCACTCCTAGCGATGAATTCAGTTCTGGCACAAGACTACCTGATGCACTGGAAAAGGGCTCCCTTGCCCTGTTAGTGTTAGCTCCATACTTGAAAGATAAGGCTGAGAAAATTGTTGATAAATGGAGAGACGACTCAGAAGCAGGGATTCTTGGCAGGgtatgtaaattatttataaggttttattaacccatcaatccctaagctgcagccggctgccgcataaaattgaaaatctattgtatccGCGATACCCGCGATGGATCATGGAGGTGTTAAcaacactatattattattttaagcacCCACCTCTTTAATTTTTAGTTGCTTGGGACTTAAAGTaataaactcaaacttttttattcagaataaatttttgcaaatgttctctgaacgtctacatgatgcctaccaccggttcgggaacttgTTTCTTACTTTGAGTTCTATATTTATGCGTAAATTAATTATGTGTATAattcacagacatagatcaagatagataccgcatgtgtatgtacttcgcgttccatatcgcgttcccaaacgatgAGCAATGcccgtctttcgaaagtcttttctttagtctgctatcggaattaAACATCAGTCGGAATttcaaaaatgcctaaatgcttaaaagtgccgtattgagctgtataaattaaaatagaaatgTTAGCCTTGATAATAGACATGTTTCTTATCATCAGTACGTCACAGTTGGTagtaaaaaagtgacacgctcgttttcatacaaatggagcgacatgcggcatctatcttgatctatgtctgtggtataattagtgttttataatatcttttttCAGAGCAAATCAGACCAAGCTCGCCGTGCGGCTATAAAGCTGTACTCCATAATGTATTTCATCATGGAGACGAGTAAGTTGCTCATTCTGGCCCGCTACCTTATGGCCAGGGAGCAGGCACCGACATTGCCACTTTACCTACTTGGACTCACACTCAAAGACGCCCCACCCGAGGAGCCAGATAATATTTCCTTGAAGGATGTTGTGCAAAACTTCTGGACGAGAGACCTTGAGTAAGTTTATTCaaatagaaataattatttattatttgtcatattttttgtgag comes from the Aricia agestis chromosome 6, ilAriAges1.1, whole genome shotgun sequence genome and includes:
- the LOC121727674 gene encoding peroxisome assembly protein 12, which encodes MAVYAAHLTRTLQGTPSVFQITAQEALGATVKPAFRRLVQYLSEVYPNKWGWCERYFDEVFLAADCILQYYYLKHYAGSFSECFYGLLRTPITPSDEFSSGTRLPDALEKGSLALLVLAPYLKDKAEKIVDKWRDDSEAGILGRSKSDQARRAAIKLYSIMYFIMETSKLLILARYLMAREQAPTLPLYLLGLTLKDAPPEEPDNISLKDVVQNFWTRDLEGEAIGRWALRALGRGAQYSLFALQLLRWWAARGPALQALPAPPAPQKPERATRFTNLCPVCMQSWKVPTVLPVSGYVYCYTCISRALRRGGRCPTTGLPASEGDLRRLYLVD